In the Alteromonas sp. M12 genome, one interval contains:
- a CDS encoding FHA domain-containing protein, which produces MAIVVEVLSKNGKVLSYQTFGKEKISIGRAYDNDVRIDDPYVCPEHIVIQAEDDTEALVLTDVDSLNGVKINGSPGANALIGFDDIVTIGRSRLRIFKNTQKVSPAIVLSKLEEKMEWLSMRRLCAGLAIVFIALVSANFYFNSIVEVNVSQVVKVSLSAAAAACIWPFSFALLSILAKKDAHIVSQFNLLWLFLISHELLSYLQAILQFNLSSVQFIYWFILLIKGALFFAFLWFTLFIAFHQSKRMRNSISITGTALLAMYVLAPHLFNTQNFVAAPRYTSQVLSPIFRITAPETTEKFVERSDKLIEGLKQEVEKGKE; this is translated from the coding sequence ATGGCAATAGTTGTTGAAGTACTGTCGAAAAACGGCAAGGTGTTAAGTTATCAAACTTTTGGAAAAGAAAAAATTTCGATTGGCAGAGCATACGATAATGATGTCCGCATTGACGACCCTTACGTGTGTCCAGAACATATCGTTATTCAGGCAGAGGATGATACCGAAGCTCTGGTGTTAACTGATGTTGATTCATTAAATGGTGTGAAAATTAACGGTTCTCCAGGTGCTAATGCATTAATTGGCTTTGATGACATAGTCACCATAGGTCGTTCTCGTTTGCGCATCTTTAAAAATACGCAAAAAGTTTCGCCGGCCATTGTTCTAAGTAAATTAGAAGAAAAAATGGAATGGTTATCCATGCGCAGATTATGCGCAGGTTTAGCCATTGTGTTCATTGCGCTTGTGTCTGCTAATTTCTATTTCAACAGCATCGTTGAGGTTAATGTTTCGCAGGTAGTGAAAGTGAGTTTAAGCGCCGCTGCTGCAGCCTGTATATGGCCTTTTTCCTTTGCATTGCTATCAATTTTAGCGAAGAAAGACGCCCATATTGTGAGCCAATTTAATTTACTTTGGCTGTTTTTAATTAGTCATGAACTACTCAGTTATTTGCAAGCCATCTTGCAGTTTAATTTAAGTTCGGTGCAGTTTATTTACTGGTTTATTTTATTGATAAAAGGTGCGCTATTCTTTGCGTTTCTGTGGTTTACGTTATTTATTGCCTTCCACCAGTCGAAGAGAATGCGAAATAGCATCAGCATTACTGGTACAGCTTTACTGGCAATGTACGTGTTGGCTCCGCATTTGTTCAATACCCAAAACTTCGTCGCAGCGCCCCGATACACTTCGCAAGTTCTGTCTCCAATTTTCAGGATTACAGCACCAGAAACCACCGAGAAGTTTGTTGAGCGGTCCGACAAACTAATTGAAGGATTGAAACAAGAAGTTGAAAAGGGAAAAGAGTAA
- a CDS encoding NRDE family protein, with protein MCILFIAVEQHPEYPLIIAANRDEFHQRPTVQSDFWQDHPSLLAGRDLEAGGTWMGMNKNGRLCALTNVRDPQKILNNAISRGHLVSEFLINQDSQQDYLTKLRDSKQQYNGYNLMFGEWNDLSVYNNHTDNVSKLGPGVYGLSNADLNSPWPKINQGVTKLREHCQQAVSLDTDKLFEILLDQTQAKDEMLPKTGVPIDWERKLSSIFIQSQDYGTRSSTLLLVNKNKHVTWLEHTFDPQGINRKQREFNFYIQ; from the coding sequence ATGTGTATTCTTTTCATCGCAGTTGAGCAACACCCAGAGTACCCGTTAATTATAGCGGCTAACCGTGATGAATTTCATCAACGGCCGACTGTACAATCTGATTTTTGGCAGGATCATCCGAGTTTGCTCGCGGGTCGAGATTTAGAAGCAGGTGGTACATGGATGGGGATGAATAAAAATGGTCGACTTTGCGCATTAACCAATGTCAGAGATCCGCAAAAAATTCTGAACAATGCGATTTCAAGAGGCCACTTGGTTAGTGAATTTTTGATTAACCAAGATTCTCAACAGGATTATTTGACTAAATTGCGTGACAGCAAACAACAATATAATGGCTACAATTTGATGTTTGGCGAATGGAATGACCTATCTGTTTACAACAATCATACCGATAACGTCAGTAAATTGGGGCCGGGTGTATATGGTCTGTCAAACGCTGACTTGAACAGTCCTTGGCCTAAAATAAATCAAGGTGTCACTAAACTGCGCGAGCATTGCCAACAAGCTGTATCGTTAGATACGGACAAATTATTTGAAATACTGCTTGATCAAACCCAAGCAAAAGATGAAATGTTGCCTAAAACTGGCGTTCCTATAGATTGGGAGCGAAAATTATCGTCAATTTTTATTCAATCTCAGGATTATGGAACTCGCTCTTCAACCTTGTTATTAGTGAATAAAAACAAGCATGTAACTTGGTTAGAGCATACATTTGACCCTCAAGGTATTAACCGCAAACAACGTGAGTTTAACTTTTACATTCAATAA
- a CDS encoding DEAD/DEAH box helicase, with product MNFNTLGLGQNIANALIEKGYNEPTPIQAQAIPAILDNKDVMAAAQTGTGKTAGFVLPILEKLSHQPRPKANQVNALVLTPTRELAAQIADNVKAYSKNLNVRHTVVFGGVSINPQMMALRKGVDILVATPGRLLDLYNQKAVKFDNLQILVLDEADRMLDMGFIHDIKRVIKLLPQKRQNLLFSATFSTQIRELAKSIVNNPVQISVAPANKTADKVEQCIHPVDKSKKSALLSHIIKHQNMDQVLVFSRTKHGANRLAKQLTAKGIISSAIHGNKSQGARTKALAEFKSSTIQVLVATDIAARGLDIHQLPFVINYDLPHVAEDYVHRIGRTGRAGATGHAISLVTVEDVKLLKDIERVIGEKINRVEVKGFEPTEKLTETSANPQPKKAPRPKKPRKPRPARQARPKAD from the coding sequence ATGAATTTTAATACCCTTGGTTTAGGCCAAAACATTGCCAATGCCCTTATTGAAAAAGGCTACAATGAGCCTACGCCAATTCAAGCACAAGCCATACCTGCAATTTTAGACAATAAAGATGTCATGGCCGCGGCACAAACAGGCACAGGCAAAACAGCCGGCTTTGTACTCCCAATTTTAGAAAAATTAAGCCATCAACCCCGTCCTAAAGCGAATCAAGTAAACGCGTTAGTTTTGACCCCTACACGGGAATTGGCCGCTCAAATTGCGGATAACGTTAAGGCCTATAGCAAAAACTTAAACGTCAGACACACTGTTGTTTTTGGTGGCGTTAGTATTAATCCACAAATGATGGCATTACGTAAGGGTGTAGATATTTTAGTGGCGACACCTGGACGTTTATTAGATTTATATAATCAAAAAGCGGTGAAGTTCGATAATTTACAGATTTTGGTGCTTGATGAAGCTGACAGAATGCTCGATATGGGATTCATTCACGATATTAAACGTGTCATAAAATTGCTGCCACAAAAACGCCAAAACCTTTTATTCTCTGCTACCTTTTCTACCCAAATTCGCGAGTTGGCTAAGAGCATTGTCAATAATCCAGTGCAAATTTCAGTGGCTCCGGCAAATAAAACGGCGGATAAAGTTGAACAATGTATCCACCCTGTTGATAAGAGCAAAAAGTCTGCTTTACTGTCTCACATTATTAAACATCAAAATATGGATCAAGTATTGGTGTTTAGTAGGACTAAACACGGCGCTAATCGCTTAGCTAAGCAATTAACTGCTAAAGGCATCATATCATCAGCGATACATGGCAATAAGAGTCAGGGCGCTCGTACGAAAGCGTTAGCGGAGTTTAAATCGTCAACCATCCAAGTACTTGTCGCTACCGATATAGCAGCTAGAGGTTTAGACATTCACCAACTCCCCTTCGTAATTAACTATGATTTACCCCACGTAGCAGAAGATTATGTGCACAGAATAGGACGCACAGGACGCGCCGGTGCTACTGGGCATGCCATATCGCTAGTTACTGTAGAAGATGTGAAGTTATTAAAAGATATCGAACGTGTAATCGGCGAAAAAATTAATAGAGTTGAAGTCAAAGGCTTTGAGCCAACAGAGAAGTTAACGGAAACGTCTGCCAACCCTCAGCCTAAAAAAGCACCTAGACCTAAAAAACCTCGTAAGCCAAGACCAGCAAGGCAAGCTAGACCCAAAGCAGATTAA
- a CDS encoding amino acid aminotransferase, producing the protein MLEVLPKLPADPILGLSAAYREDPNPNKIDLGVGVYKDENGNTPILSSIAKAQKILLAQETTKTYITPQGVQGYINGMLQLLLGKGHPALIEDRVAAVQAPGGCGALRVLSELIKRCNSETTVWVSDPTWANHIPLIGSAGLKIETYPYFDKATASIKFDEMADCLKQVKKGDVVLLHGCCHNPTGADLSKDQWQSVLELAQQQGFVPFIDVAYQGFGDGLEADAYGVRLLTENLPEVIIAASCSKNFGLYRERVGLAVAVTNSNAVRQSMQTQIQSIARAIYSMPPSYGGALVDIVLNDPILKTEWQSEVEDMRVRMQSLRQLLVTKLAEKGATKDFSFVTQQKGMFSYLCISPEQVKAIRDKHSVYFVDSSRVNVAGISLKNVDALATALVDVL; encoded by the coding sequence GTGTTAGAAGTGTTACCAAAATTACCCGCTGATCCTATTCTAGGTTTATCTGCTGCATATCGTGAAGATCCGAATCCTAACAAGATAGATTTAGGTGTAGGTGTATATAAAGATGAAAACGGTAATACTCCAATTCTCAGTTCTATTGCGAAAGCTCAAAAAATTCTATTAGCACAAGAGACAACCAAAACTTATATCACTCCACAAGGTGTTCAAGGTTACATTAACGGTATGTTGCAACTACTTTTAGGTAAAGGTCACCCTGCCCTAATTGAAGATCGTGTTGCTGCTGTGCAAGCTCCAGGCGGATGTGGCGCATTGAGAGTTCTTTCGGAATTAATTAAACGTTGTAACTCAGAAACAACCGTTTGGGTAAGTGACCCAACTTGGGCCAATCACATCCCCCTAATCGGTAGTGCTGGATTAAAAATCGAAACCTATCCGTATTTCGATAAAGCAACTGCAAGCATTAAATTTGATGAAATGGCAGATTGTCTTAAGCAAGTTAAAAAAGGCGACGTAGTGTTATTGCACGGTTGCTGCCATAACCCAACGGGCGCAGACTTAAGCAAAGATCAATGGCAATCAGTGTTAGAATTAGCCCAACAACAAGGTTTTGTGCCTTTTATTGATGTGGCTTACCAAGGTTTTGGCGACGGACTAGAAGCTGATGCCTACGGTGTGCGTTTATTAACTGAAAACTTGCCAGAAGTAATTATTGCAGCGTCTTGTTCTAAAAACTTTGGTTTGTATCGTGAGCGTGTTGGTCTTGCAGTGGCTGTGACTAACAGTAATGCGGTTAGACAAAGCATGCAAACTCAAATTCAATCAATCGCTAGAGCGATTTATTCAATGCCTCCTTCATACGGCGGTGCGTTAGTAGATATAGTGCTAAATGATCCTATTCTAAAAACCGAGTGGCAGTCTGAAGTGGAAGATATGCGTGTTCGCATGCAGTCCTTACGTCAACTATTAGTCACTAAATTAGCCGAAAAAGGCGCAACCAAAGACTTTAGTTTTGTGACTCAGCAAAAAGGTATGTTTTCTTATTTATGTATCAGTCCTGAACAAGTTAAAGCAATCAGAGACAAGCATAGTGTATACTTTGTTGATTCAAGTCGAGTCAACGTAGCTGGTATAAGCTTAAAAAATGTCGATGCGTTAGCTACCGCTTTGGTAGATGTTTTATAA